One part of the Vicia villosa cultivar HV-30 ecotype Madison, WI linkage group LG6, Vvil1.0, whole genome shotgun sequence genome encodes these proteins:
- the LOC131608954 gene encoding CBS domain-containing protein CBSCBSPB2-like: protein MVKKLRMSKALTISKETSVSDACRRIATPCVDAVLLPDSNALLSGIMTAKFGDEEDCDEDMEEGCDHEEVEEGCDHEDVEEEQGDDQ, encoded by the exons ATGGTTAAGAAGCTTAGGATGTCCAAAGCCCTCACTATATCTAAGGAGACATCAGTTTCAGATGCGTGTCGGCGAATCGCAACGCCGTGCGTTGATGCTGTTTTGCTGCCTGATTCAAATGCTTTGTTATCGGGAATTATGACTGCCAAG TTTGGAGACGAAGAAGATTGTGATGAAGATATGGAAGAAGGTTGTGATCATGAAGAAGTGGAAGAAGGTTGTGATcatgaagatgtggaagaagaacaaggagatgatcaataa